A part of Mycolicibacterium sp. TUM20985 genomic DNA contains:
- a CDS encoding acyclic terpene utilization AtuA family protein translates to MREMVTGGELDYVTGDYLAELTMLILARDRAKSPERGYAKTFLTQLEESLGTALDRGVKIVANAGGLNPAGLASAVRALAERLGLAVNVAHVEGDDLVARAAELGLGTPLAANAYLGAWGIVDCLEAGADVVVTGRVTDASVIVGPAAAHFGWRRTDYDALAGAVAAGHVIECGTQATGGNFAFFTEAANGADLLHPGFPIAEIHADGSSVITKHPGTGGLVSTDTVTAQLLYEIGGGRYANPDVTLRVDSLTLSDVGPDRVRISGVRGEPPPPTLKVSLNAIGGFRNAMTFVLTGLDIEAKADLVRRQLEAGLTVKPAELEWTLARTDHPDADTEEAASALLRCVVRDPDPANVGRQFSSAAVELALASYPGFTTTAPPGDGQVYGVFTAGYVDAGAVPHVAVHADGTRSDIAVATATKVLEPVDAPALPEPLPTGPTRRVPLGTVAGARSGDKGGNANVGVWVRTDDQWRWLAHALTVDKLREMLPETADLPVTRYLLPNVRAVNFVIEGILGKGVAHQARFDPQAKGLGEWLRARHLDIPEELW, encoded by the coding sequence ATGCGCGAGATGGTCACCGGCGGCGAGCTCGACTACGTCACCGGCGACTATCTGGCCGAGCTCACGATGTTGATCCTGGCCCGCGACCGCGCGAAGTCCCCGGAACGCGGCTACGCCAAGACCTTCCTCACTCAGCTGGAGGAGTCTCTCGGCACCGCGCTCGACCGCGGGGTCAAGATCGTCGCCAACGCGGGCGGTCTCAACCCGGCGGGCCTGGCGTCGGCCGTGCGCGCGCTGGCCGAACGGCTCGGGCTCGCGGTGAACGTCGCCCACGTCGAAGGTGACGACCTGGTGGCTCGCGCCGCCGAGCTGGGTCTCGGCACTCCCCTCGCCGCGAACGCCTACCTGGGCGCGTGGGGCATCGTCGACTGCCTCGAGGCCGGCGCAGACGTGGTCGTGACCGGGCGGGTCACCGACGCATCGGTCATCGTGGGACCCGCCGCGGCCCACTTCGGCTGGCGTCGCACCGATTACGACGCCCTCGCCGGTGCCGTCGCCGCGGGTCACGTCATCGAGTGCGGCACGCAGGCCACCGGCGGTAACTTCGCGTTCTTCACCGAGGCGGCCAACGGTGCCGACCTCTTGCATCCCGGGTTCCCGATCGCCGAGATCCACGCCGACGGGTCATCGGTCATCACCAAGCACCCCGGCACCGGCGGGCTGGTGAGCACCGACACCGTCACTGCACAGCTGCTCTACGAGATCGGCGGCGGGCGATACGCCAACCCCGACGTCACCCTGCGCGTCGACAGCCTGACGCTGAGCGACGTGGGGCCCGACCGCGTGCGCATCAGCGGTGTGCGAGGCGAACCGCCGCCGCCGACGCTCAAGGTGTCGCTCAACGCCATCGGCGGCTTCCGCAACGCGATGACGTTCGTGCTGACCGGTTTGGACATCGAGGCCAAGGCAGACCTGGTGCGACGACAGCTCGAAGCCGGCCTGACGGTGAAGCCCGCCGAGCTGGAATGGACGCTGGCGCGCACCGATCACCCCGACGCCGACACCGAGGAGGCCGCCAGCGCCCTGCTGCGCTGCGTGGTCCGCGATCCCGACCCCGCCAACGTCGGACGCCAGTTCTCCTCGGCGGCAGTCGAATTGGCACTGGCCAGCTACCCGGGGTTCACCACCACCGCACCGCCCGGCGACGGTCAGGTGTACGGGGTGTTCACGGCGGGCTACGTCGACGCCGGCGCGGTGCCGCACGTCGCCGTGCACGCCGACGGCACCCGCAGCGACATCGCCGTGGCCACCGCGACCAAGGTGCTCGAACCCGTCGACGCGCCCGCCCTGCCGGAACCCCTGCCCACGGGACCGACCCGACGAGTACCGCTGGGCACCGTCGCCGGTGCCCGCAGCGGTGACAAGGGCGGCAACGCGAACGTCGGCGTGTGGGTGAGAACAGACGACCAGTGGCGCTGGCTCGCCCACGCGCTCACCGTCGACAAGCTGCGCGAAATGCTGCCGGAGACAGCCGATCTGCCGGT